A genome region from Methylobacterium sp. FF17 includes the following:
- a CDS encoding HoxN/HupN/NixA family nickel/cobalt transporter, whose amino-acid sequence MTATRPTDPHLPGSVRRKIGVLYLFLVSANVAVWAWAYDLFAGNPALLSTAFLAYVLGVRHGVDPDHIAAIDNVTRKLMQEGQRPIAVGLWFALGHSTVVVVAATFVALATTSMLDVPGRYRELGSLVGTGVSATFLILISLVNCVVLAGVCRAFWRLRRGRDVPRDPERMPPAHQGLLTRILRPLFGLITRSWQMYPLGLLFALGFETATEVSLFGLSAAQAGSGADLWLVLVFAALFTAGMTLVDATDGVLMLGAYSWAYVQPQRKLLYNLVVTLLSVVVALVIGTSEAIDIVADRFGSQSGHGTWLGSISDHYDTLGFGIIGAFVLAWAVSWLMHRRDRSGSDNPGFWLDRSRAAPDACTRAALAGPPIGLASPPRPAPPG is encoded by the coding sequence TTGACCGCCACCCGTCCGACCGACCCTCACCTGCCCGGCTCGGTGCGGCGGAAGATCGGCGTGCTGTACCTGTTCCTGGTTTCCGCGAACGTCGCGGTCTGGGCCTGGGCGTACGATCTCTTCGCCGGCAACCCGGCCCTGCTCTCGACGGCATTCCTGGCCTATGTCCTCGGGGTGCGGCACGGCGTCGATCCGGATCACATCGCGGCGATCGACAACGTCACGCGCAAGCTGATGCAGGAGGGCCAGCGACCGATCGCCGTCGGTCTCTGGTTCGCGCTCGGTCACTCCACCGTCGTCGTCGTCGCGGCCACCTTCGTCGCGCTCGCCACGACCAGCATGCTCGATGTCCCGGGGCGATACCGGGAGCTGGGAAGCCTAGTCGGGACGGGCGTGTCGGCGACGTTCCTGATCCTCATCAGCCTCGTCAATTGCGTGGTTCTGGCCGGCGTCTGCCGCGCCTTCTGGCGCCTGCGCCGGGGGCGGGACGTCCCCCGGGATCCCGAGCGCATGCCGCCCGCGCATCAGGGTCTCCTGACCCGGATCCTGCGTCCCCTGTTCGGGCTGATCACGCGGTCCTGGCAGATGTACCCGTTGGGCCTGCTCTTCGCGCTCGGCTTCGAGACGGCCACGGAAGTGAGCCTGTTCGGCCTCTCGGCGGCACAGGCCGGGAGCGGGGCGGATCTCTGGCTCGTCCTCGTGTTCGCAGCCCTCTTCACCGCCGGCATGACGCTGGTCGATGCCACCGATGGCGTGCTGATGCTCGGGGCCTACAGCTGGGCGTATGTGCAGCCGCAGAGGAAGCTTCTCTACAACCTCGTCGTCACCCTCCTGTCCGTCGTGGTCGCCCTGGTGATCGGCACGTCGGAGGCCATCGATATCGTCGCCGACCGGTTCGGATCACAGAGCGGGCACGGGACCTGGCTCGGCAGCATCTCCGACCATTACGATACGCTCGGGTTCGGAATCATCGGCGCTTTCGTCCTGGCCTGGGCGGTGTCCTGGCTCATGCACCGCCGTGACCGGTCCGGTTCCGACAATCCCGGGTTCTGGCTCGACCGTTCGCGAGCCGCGCCTGACGCCTGTACGCGCGCCGCACTTGCCGGGCCTCCGATCGGCTTGGCTTCTCCGCCCCGACCCGCTCCGCCGGGCTGA